A section of the Hevea brasiliensis isolate MT/VB/25A 57/8 chromosome 17, ASM3005281v1, whole genome shotgun sequence genome encodes:
- the LOC110672162 gene encoding uncharacterized protein LOC110672162, with translation MTIEILTGSNYKAWKRDVELAMELVDIDLAMVTPKPVDLANASSATEKQVHIAWYKSNRMCYLTIKKSIPEHLLSGLLETTIAKEFLTLVSQRYKVSINAEIGTLLKQLYSMKYNGVEELGSTF, from the coding sequence ATGACTATTGAAATATTGACTGGCTCTAACTACAAGGCATGGAAAAGAGATGTTGAACTTGCTATGGAGTTAGTAGATATTGATCTTGCTATGGTAACTCCTAAGCCAGTTGATCTTGCAAATGCTAGTTCTGCTACAGAAAAGCAAGTGCATATAGCTTGGTATAAGTCAAATCGTATGTGCTATTTGACTATTAAAAAGTCAATTCCAGAGCATTTACTAAGTGGTCTTTTAGAAACTACTATAGCAAAAGAATTTCTCACTCTAGTATCTCAGAGGTACAAAGTATCAATCAATGCTGAGATTGGTACACTCTTGAAACAACTATATTCAATGAAGTATAATGGGGTGGAGGAGTTAGGGAGTACATTCTGA